Within the Ostrinia nubilalis chromosome 12, ilOstNubi1.1, whole genome shotgun sequence genome, the region TTCAGCATACAATAAGGTATAGAATCTATCTTAATGTCACTATCAATCCGAATTTAGATAATCTCTGTAATATTACAATATACAGTTTTATAGGCATTGTGCTTTTGGAAACTCTATTTATTTAGGTAGTGATGGAAATGATATTGGCAATAGGTGCCCAATGGTTTTGATGACGAACCTTCGGTCGCTTGTTTTATCCTCAATAGTCTAGATATGATTTagcttcttcatcatcattatcatcatcatcatcatcatcatcatcatcatcatcatcatcatcctcatctcagccataggacgtccactgctgaacataggcctcccccaatgctttccttaGCTTGCTAGCTTTGATTTAGCTTAAGGTGGGATTAACGAGTGTTAttgcataataaatatttttttcaatattgaaCTTACCTGTATGAGGTAGGATACAAATCCACGAAGTACGACGCCAAGATGCCCATCCCGAGGCACGTGCAAGTGAACAGCACGAAGAAGAACACAGAAGAGATCGGCTCCGGCATCAGGTTGAGGCAAACTCCACCCAACGACGATAGGCACAAGATCGTAATCAGAACAGCCTTCCGCCGGTTCGGCAAGTACGATATGACGAAGTTGAAGAATGAGAAGACGGATTGGGATGCTATGAGGGTGACCATCACGTTTTCCTCTATTGTGCCAATGCAGACGTCTGGTGACTGGAAAGAAGATAATAAATAACTGTcccgattaattttaattttaattgtcatTCTTTTGACTGGTTCTGTAATGTGGACCGTTTGTTTTATCTATGTATGTGTATTCATGTGGCagcaaaataaatgttattctattctattctaaataatttcattttagcCCAATGACGTTATGTGTCTTTTGCCTGAGGAAAAAGTCACTAGTTGCTCGACTAATGCCTCCTCCAGGGATTTCCAGGACTGGTCCTACGATGTTCGCATTCAGGTGTTTTTCGCTACCTTTAGCAGATCGTTGGTCtgttaagtaataaaaaatattttccttacTTATCCTGTTTCTAATTACTTCATACTATGACAAATAGTTATCAGTTAAATATGTCAACGTTGAGGATGGATGAGCATCGCTATCGCCAAAATTATGAAGACtgacaaatattaattttacttcaTGAGACTTCAACCCACCATTTGTCACTTCTGACACTCTGATATGCTCTACTCTTGCCCTGATTGGTTTAGTTAGagagttaaaaaaatacacatacagccgaacataggacctcctccttttttgaattcGGTTAAAAAAATGACTAATACAAGAGTACATCAAATTCTATACGAACCTGTTCTTCCGGGGAGATGAGAGCGCAGATGTTCCCGGCTGCTGAACCCGTCTCTAGCGATAACCGGATCAGGTTCAAGATGTGCGGTAACCAGACGAGGAAGCTGTTGTTTCTGGAGACAAAAATCTGTTTTGGAATCATTGTGAAAAGTAGCCTAAAAGCAACTTTGACATAAGAGTACATAAAATAAGACTTTTAAAAAATCAGTTCGATTCAAAAACTTCAAAAAAATAATCTGCATCAATGTCTAAAGTTACAAATGCAACTACTCTAATCCACTTGGATTATTTTACCTCTAAAAGCAACTTACTTATGAAAATATGATTAGGTACTCATGTGTCCTTCTAAAACCAGGGGTTTCTCATCATTAAAATCCTGACTATGCCCTCGGGAGATGACGGACCTGAACCTGACCTGACCGAAACTGCGGACCGCAGACCGCGTTCAGTGTGCCAATCAATAAATAATGTCAGTGTTCTAGTCTTACAACTCTTAGATGCAGATCATACAGAAAAAGGCAATGCCATGTAGATAGCTCGGCTAGCGGCTGGGCGTTATTAAGAAACCTGTTCTCACGTGATGTACACGACGAAGACGATGTAGAACAGCTGCAGCGTGCGCCAAAGATACGGCGCCCGGAATAACGGCGCGCTTTGTTCAAACATGGCCTTGAGGAGCGTCGTCTGCTGCTTAGCCATGTCTTCGCTGAGTTTCAAGGATTTCACCTGGAGTTTTGAAAGGAAATCCTATTAATTCTTTATGGCTTTATGGCATTATCTTTAATTCTTTGATTTTCTAATGACGAtattaacatcatcatcatttcagccacaggacgtccactgctgaacataggcctccctcaatgattttcagattgatCGGTTGGTaatggcctgcatccagcgccttccatgTGTCAATATTGTCTCAAAATTGTGGGTTTTTGAATGGTTGCATTGTGATGATTCATTGGTAACCTTGCCATCACATAACTGTTATTAAAAAGAAGAATTATGTGTTTAAAgtgaaaacattattttaacacCTGTTAATACCCACgtgacaagcaaataaataaattaagatcTGATGATTCATATTTTATTGTTCATGTTCACGATACATAATCATGCGTTTTCTTGATTTTTTAATATCAGCGAATGTAATTCTTTGCTGGTAGGAGCGTGCATTGTCTGTGAAAATGATAGTGGAATTGTAGAACACCAACTAAAGAGATTATGGTTCAATAACTCAAAAGTTTTATCTTGGCTTAGCTTTTTCTTCTTTGTTTATCTACACCGTACCCCATACTCATCATTAGAGTTCCTGTAGTTGATCGCATAATAAACCAGTGCCTTGTCCGACTGAGACTTCACGGAAAAAGCAGTTCTATAGTATCTGTTCAACTCACCCCAAACTCGTCCTTAGAGTTCCTATGGTTTATCGCGTACATGGACCTCAGAACTTCCAGCGCCTCGTCCGTTCGTCCCCTGTTGGCCAGGAACTTGGGGGACTCGTGGAAGAAGTAGATAGCAATGGCCCCCAGCCCCGAAGGCAGTGCAAGCACGATAGTGAGCAGTCGCCACGGCCGGAATGTAACTCCGAACCAGAGGTCCGCCTCGAACTGCAGTTTTAGTGTGGGGTATGTGAGCACTGGAAAGTTATTGAAGATTTCGGGTATTAGGTACGCCATCTGccaggctaggatgcgcgccgtgataaaatcttatcgattttagacgacaagtGTGGCTTACGATCGATAAACGTTTATCATGGTGCGCATCCTGGGCCTACTATTGGTAAGAATGCTCAAGCTCTTGCATCAAGCATCTTAgtttcaagatttttttaactAGCACAAGTACCCCGTATAGATAAATTATCCACGAAgtcgcgccccaccattcttccgcgaatgtttgagtgttatcggtacccactaaattatccatgagtgcacacgcacactacaataatgacgctcggattgctcggctCAAACTCCCCGagccccgcgcttccctcgaccaaaaattggtggggcgcgtcttcgtagatgaaacgatctatacatgGGTATCTACGCTAAAACTAACCTCCAGCAACAGCAGGTGACAGCAAGATGAGGCAGGTCATCAGCAGCATGTATTTGCTCCGCACCCTCTGGATGCAGGACTCCCCTACCAAGGTATAAGTGGCAGAATTGGCAGCACAGGAGCTGAAAGGTATACATAAAGTTAAACTAGAACATTGGAACCAACAGGTGTTGAACCTTTGAGTCACATGTGACAAGATTGTGATAAgatgtaatgtgacatgcaagaagcaattttaatttgaaaatgttttataaCACTCTGTTGCTAGCTCGCCAAAGTtattgaataaattttaatcagtccattcaaaaaatattaaagtaatCCAAAGATAATTTGCtctattttattattgcaaATTGCAGTAAAGCAATCCCTACAAGGAAACACTTTGTTGCTACTTGATGATTTCGATCTTCGAAAGGTATATCAAGATTTTCACAGtcttatgttattttgataccACCACGTTTCTGGTGTCGACAACATGTCTCATGAAAGAAAAGAATCCAGACATTACTACAAAGAATTAGTTTGACGAAATACTTTTCAGCCAAGGTTTTTCAGTTCTATATTTAGCCCGTACGCAGTCATTCATAAAAAAACGAAAATGTTTCAGGGCGGAATCTCGAGCGACTACATAATAGCGCCGCAACGCTCTTGGCATTCGCATCAATTGCGGCGCGTCGATCACCATTAACTGCGCGGGTCATATTAATAATACACGAGGAAGTTAATCATAATCAGCCCTTTgggcttaggcccagaacaaacggtgaaacgcaactgcaacgaaactgcaactgctagttacttttgagttgcatctaagtttctgccatagcgtccgttgagagaccacacaatATGACGCGACCaagcgaccagtttgaaactttcagtttcagtttcattcatcagaatcttcAGAAAgctgcagtttcgttgcagttgcgttccaccgtctgttctgggccttagttgaCCATTAAAGTTGTCagcaaaaagtaataaaaatttcaagaaaaaacattacaatcgcaaatgaaggatttccctttttacccgactgcgccagaagggtTATTAAGTCCTTTGTTTGGGGCTCTGGGCTGAAAGAACATCAGACTGAACATTTTTGTCGCTTTTGAGTTTTCAGCATCTAATATAACAAACTGTACTGACTGACTGTTGAACTATAGAGGCAATTTATTTAGTTGCCGGTCAAGTGGCTCTTCATTATCATGATTTCATATGAGGCAATT harbors:
- the LOC135077035 gene encoding synaptic vesicle glycoprotein 2B-like: MTADDVKGDAGTPFEDALEKTGNGLYNILLLATCSLILLAIGVDMFGFSLVITAACDLELTVMEKGIITSVPFIGILFVSYLWGYISDTRGRRLTLVVCMQAGFVLSCLCSVTPNWLVLAFIKFLAVCFSCAANSATYTLVGESCIQRVRSKYMLLMTCLILLSPAVAGVLTYPTLKLQFEADLWFGVTFRPWRLLTIVLALPSGLGAIAIYFFHESPKFLANRGRTDEALEVLRSMYAINHRNSKDEFGVKSLKLSEDMAKQQTTLLKAMFEQSAPLFRAPYLWRTLQLFYIVFVVYITNNSFLVWLPHILNLIRLSLETGSAAGNICALISPEEQSPDVCIGTIEENVMVTLIASQSVFSFFNFVISYLPNRRKAVLITILCLSSLGGVCLNLMPEPISSVFFFVLFTCTCLGMGILASYFVDLYPTSYRGMVACLSIMVGRTSTFIGINLVGKLIFRHCQITFYLWSLLVLSSAIAAWFLPPDKAPVKSTVI